Part of the Propioniciclava sp. MC1595 genome is shown below.
CGCAGACGCCGCACTTGCCCTTGAGCAGGGTGCGGTCGCGCAGCTCCTTGAACACGGGCGCGTTGCGGTAGATCTCGATGATGTCGTCGTCGCGGATGTTGCCCGCCTTGATCGGCAGGAACCCCGACGGCATGACGTCGCCGGTGTGGCTGATGAAGATGAACCCGTCGCCGTCGTTGACGTTGCGGGCGCGCCCGATGCCGTCGCTCTGCGAGTAGTGCATGCCGCGGGTCATCACCTCGTGGACGTCCTCGTCGGCGCCCGCGCGCACCTCGGCGCGCTTGCGCTGCATGACGACGCGCGAGTACTGCGGGGCGGCGGTCGCCTTGATGTCGAACGGGGCCGTCTTGCTCAGGTCGTAGAGCTGGTGGAAGACCGACTCGAACTCCTCCGCGGACGCCACGTCGTCGGCCTTCGCCCGGCCCATGGGCACCAGGAAGAAGACCTCCCAGAACACGACGCCGAGGGTCGTCATGAGCTCGGTCATGGCGTCCATGTCGTCGATGTTGGCCTTGCGGATCACCGTGTTGACCTGCGTCGACAGGCCGACCTCCTGAGCCTCGCGCAGGATGCGCAGGCCGTGGTCGAAGCTGCCCTTCACGCGGCGGAACTCGTCGTGGATCTCGGCGTTCGACCCGTCGAGGGAGATGGCCAGGCGGGTCAGGCCGACGTCCTTGAGCTGCTGCAGGAGCTCCTTGGTGGCCAGCGAGGTCGTCGCGGGCGTGATGCCCATGCGCATGCCCAGGTTGGCGCCGTACTCGACGAGCTCGACGATGTCGGGGCGCTTGAAGCAGTCGCCGCCCGAGAAGACGAACACGATCGGGCCGAACTCGCGCAGGCGGCGCATCATCGCCTTCGCCTCGTCGGTGGTGAGTTCGCCCTTGTCGCGCAGGGGCTGCGCCATGGCGCGGCAGTGCTGGCAGGCGAGGTCGCAGGCCTGGGTGGTCTCCCAGATCGCGATGAACGGCGCCGAGTCGAAGTCGAGGTTCCGGCGCGACGGTGCGCTGTGCGGGTGACCGCCGGGGTGGCCCCCCGGGTGCCCGCCGGGATGCCCTCCCGGGTGTCCGGGGTGACCGCCCGGGTGACGCGGCGTTGCTGCGAGGTCAGTCATGGGCGAGAGATTACTACGACGTGACGTAGGAGACTCCATCGCGGGTGCCGCCCTTCGCGCGCGGTGGCAACCGGACGCCCCGATCCGGGCGAATCGGGCGCCTCGGCTTACGCTGGTACGCGATGAAGCTCATGATCCGCGGCCTGGTCGGCGTCGTGGCCGCCGCCGTGGTGGTCACGGGCTGCAGCGCGCCCGGTGCCGGGACGCCGGCGTCCAGCACCCCGTCGTCGCCGGTGGCGGCGCCGGTCGGACGCGCCGCCGAGTCGCCGCGCCCCGAGCTCTCGGCGTCCCCCAGCCCGGTGGCGACCCCCAGCCCCACCCCCTCCTCCACCCGGACGCCGACGCCCACGCCGGCACCCACCCCGCCCACGCACCCGACGGACTCCCCCAAGGCCGGGAAGGCCACCGGACCCATCACCGACACCCCGTTCGAGGTCGACGGGATCCCGGTCGTCAGCAAGGACCACCGCCTCTCGGCGTCCTACGTGCCGCCGTGGGCGGGCGAGCCGAACGGCCTGCACCCTGACGCGACGGCCGGCTTCAAGGCGCTCCAGGCCGCCGCGAAGGCGGACGGGCTGCGCCTCACCATCCGGTCCGGCTACCGGAGCCACGCCACCCAGAAGGCGAGCTTCGCCAACGCGCGCAAGCAGTACAACGAGAAGACCGCGCGGCTCTACTTCGCCGAGGCCGGGGCGTCCGAGCACCAACTCGGCCTCGCGCTCGACGCCTGGGACGGCAAGAACCGAGGCACCGCCTTCGCCCGCACCCCGCACGCGAGGTGGCTGGCCGAGCACGCCCACGAGTTCGGCTTCATCGTGCGCTACCCGCAGGACAAGACGCACATCACCGGTTACGCGTGGGAGTCCTGGCACCTGCGCTGGGTCGGCACCGAGGTGTCCCAGCACTTCACCCCCGGCTCGGGCCTGACCCTCGAGGAGTACCTCGGGCTGGCCTGACGTGCCAGACTGCCGCATGGCCACCACCACCGACATCGTCGTCGTGGGCGCCGGGCTCGCGGGGCTCGTCGCCGCCTGTGAAGCCGCCGACGCCGGCGCGCGCGTCCTCGTGCTCGACCAGGAACCCGAGCAGTCCCTGGGCGGGCAGGCCCACTGGAGCCTGGGCGGGCTGTTCCTCGTCGACTCCCCCGAGCAGCGCCGCCTGCGGGTGCGCGACTCGTTCGACCTCGCGTGGTCCGACTGGCTGGGCTCTGCGCAGTTCGACCGCGACGACGACCTCTGGCCACAGCGCTGGGCCGAGGCGTACGTGCACTTCGCCGCCGGCGAGAAGCGCGCGTGGCTCGCGGCGCAGGGCCTCAAGCTCTTCCCCGTGGTCGGCTGGGCCGAGCGCGGCGACGGGCGCGCCGACGGCCACGGCAACTCCGTCCCGCGCTTCCACCTGACGTGGGGCACCGGCCCCGGGGTCCTCGAGCCGTTCCTCCGGCGCGCCCGCGCGCACGAGGCGTCCG
Proteins encoded:
- a CDS encoding TIGR04053 family radical SAM/SPASM domain-containing protein, with the translated sequence MTDLAATPRHPGGHPGHPGGHPGGHPGGHPGGHPHSAPSRRNLDFDSAPFIAIWETTQACDLACQHCRAMAQPLRDKGELTTDEAKAMMRRLREFGPIVFVFSGGDCFKRPDIVELVEYGANLGMRMGITPATTSLATKELLQQLKDVGLTRLAISLDGSNAEIHDEFRRVKGSFDHGLRILREAQEVGLSTQVNTVIRKANIDDMDAMTELMTTLGVVFWEVFFLVPMGRAKADDVASAEEFESVFHQLYDLSKTAPFDIKATAAPQYSRVVMQRKRAEVRAGADEDVHEVMTRGMHYSQSDGIGRARNVNDGDGFIFISHTGDVMPSGFLPIKAGNIRDDDIIEIYRNAPVFKELRDRTLLKGKCGVCGYRDACGGSRARAYAMTGDYLAEEPFCAHEPPQVRGH
- a CDS encoding M15 family metallopeptidase, with amino-acid sequence MKLMIRGLVGVVAAAVVVTGCSAPGAGTPASSTPSSPVAAPVGRAAESPRPELSASPSPVATPSPTPSSTRTPTPTPAPTPPTHPTDSPKAGKATGPITDTPFEVDGIPVVSKDHRLSASYVPPWAGEPNGLHPDATAGFKALQAAAKADGLRLTIRSGYRSHATQKASFANARKQYNEKTARLYFAEAGASEHQLGLALDAWDGKNRGTAFARTPHARWLAEHAHEFGFIVRYPQDKTHITGYAWESWHLRWVGTEVSQHFTPGSGLTLEEYLGLA